Proteins from one Roseimicrobium gellanilyticum genomic window:
- a CDS encoding FAD-dependent oxidoreductase, with amino-acid sequence MKKNHSAARFLTAAAAATAVAASFGSTSLSAAQDVQSYDVVVYGGTSGGVTAAIQSVKMGKTVVLIEPTKFLGGLTTGGLGATDIGNKRAIGGMSREFYHRIWQHYQDDKAWRQQTREQYFAKRPHGNSATENTMWTFEPHVASKVYDTWIAESKVPVVFGERLDLKNGVKKDGAKITEIIMESGKRFSGKMFIDATYEGDLMAKAGVKYHVGREANATYGETLNGVQVGRSKHHQFKVDVDPYVVPGDPKSGIIPGVQKEGPGEEFAGDHRVQAYNYRMCSTDDEQNRIPWPKPANYDEKHFELALRNAEAGDDRISWAPTPMPNRKTDTNNNFAVSTDNIGMNYDYPDADYATREKIVQQHRDYQMGLMWTYANHPRVPEKIRAAFSRLGLSKDEFADSGHWPRQLYVREARRMISDYVMAEKNCRRLEVVEDSVGMGAYNMDSHNVQRYITKEGKVRNEGDVQVGVRPYPVSYRSIRPKAEECTNLLVPICLSASHISYGSIRMEPVFMVLGQSAATAAVQAIEQGVEIQKIDYAKLKERMLADGQVLDFESPPMPVAPVIEKEKLGGIIVDDAQAKLTGFDKQGTTSHPYIGEGYAHDNNEDKGKQKAVFTAKLPKAGSYEVRIGYTALSNRATNVPVTVGYVGGSKTVKVNQKNKPSVEGYLQPVGTFTFNEGEEASVEISNEGTDGHVIIDVVQWLPVEKK; translated from the coding sequence ATGAAGAAGAACCATTCTGCTGCTCGCTTCCTCACTGCGGCCGCTGCTGCCACCGCGGTCGCCGCCTCCTTTGGCTCCACCTCACTCTCCGCTGCCCAGGACGTCCAGAGCTATGACGTCGTGGTGTACGGCGGCACCTCCGGCGGCGTCACGGCCGCCATCCAGTCTGTGAAGATGGGCAAGACGGTCGTGCTCATCGAGCCCACGAAATTCCTCGGTGGCCTCACCACCGGCGGGCTCGGCGCCACGGACATCGGCAACAAAAGAGCCATCGGCGGCATGTCGCGCGAGTTCTATCACCGCATCTGGCAGCATTACCAGGATGACAAGGCCTGGCGTCAGCAGACGCGCGAGCAGTACTTCGCCAAGCGTCCGCATGGCAACAGCGCCACGGAGAACACGATGTGGACCTTCGAGCCGCATGTGGCCAGCAAGGTGTATGACACGTGGATTGCGGAGTCGAAGGTGCCCGTCGTCTTCGGTGAGCGTCTCGACCTGAAGAATGGCGTGAAGAAGGACGGCGCGAAGATCACCGAGATCATCATGGAGAGCGGCAAGCGCTTCTCCGGGAAGATGTTCATCGATGCCACTTATGAAGGCGACCTCATGGCAAAGGCTGGCGTGAAGTACCACGTGGGCCGCGAGGCGAACGCCACCTATGGCGAGACTCTCAACGGTGTGCAGGTCGGCCGCTCAAAGCATCACCAGTTCAAGGTGGACGTGGACCCCTATGTGGTGCCCGGCGACCCCAAGAGCGGCATCATCCCCGGCGTGCAGAAGGAAGGCCCCGGCGAGGAGTTCGCAGGTGACCACCGCGTGCAGGCCTACAACTACCGCATGTGCAGCACGGATGACGAGCAGAACCGCATCCCCTGGCCGAAGCCCGCGAACTATGATGAGAAGCATTTCGAACTCGCACTGCGCAATGCAGAGGCGGGTGATGACCGCATCTCCTGGGCTCCCACACCGATGCCGAACCGCAAGACGGACACGAACAACAACTTCGCCGTCAGCACGGACAACATCGGCATGAACTATGACTATCCGGACGCGGACTATGCCACACGCGAGAAGATTGTGCAGCAGCACCGCGACTACCAGATGGGTCTCATGTGGACCTATGCAAACCATCCCCGTGTGCCGGAGAAAATCCGCGCGGCCTTCTCCCGGCTCGGCCTGAGCAAGGATGAATTCGCCGACAGCGGCCACTGGCCCCGCCAGCTCTATGTGCGTGAGGCCCGCCGCATGATCTCCGACTACGTGATGGCGGAGAAGAACTGCCGCCGTCTCGAAGTGGTGGAGGACAGCGTGGGCATGGGCGCGTACAACATGGACTCGCACAACGTGCAGCGCTACATCACCAAGGAGGGCAAGGTGCGCAACGAAGGCGACGTGCAGGTGGGCGTGCGCCCCTATCCCGTGAGCTATCGCAGCATCCGCCCGAAGGCGGAGGAGTGCACGAATCTCCTCGTACCCATCTGCCTCAGCGCCTCCCACATTTCCTACGGCAGCATCCGCATGGAACCCGTGTTCATGGTGCTGGGCCAGAGTGCCGCCACCGCTGCCGTGCAGGCCATCGAGCAGGGCGTGGAGATTCAGAAGATTGACTATGCGAAGCTCAAGGAGCGCATGCTGGCAGATGGCCAGGTGCTGGACTTCGAGTCACCTCCCATGCCGGTCGCTCCTGTCATTGAGAAGGAGAAGCTTGGCGGCATCATTGTGGACGACGCGCAGGCAAAGCTGACCGGCTTCGACAAGCAGGGCACCACCTCGCATCCCTACATCGGTGAAGGTTATGCCCATGACAACAATGAGGACAAGGGCAAGCAGAAGGCCGTCTTCACGGCGAAGCTGCCCAAGGCTGGCAGCTACGAGGTGCGCATTGGCTACACCGCGCTGAGCAATCGCGCGACCAACGTACCCGTGACGGTCGGCTATGTCGGCGGCTCGAAGACCGTGAAAGTGAATCAGAAGAACAAGCCCTCCGTGGAAGGTTATCTGCAACCGGTGGGCACTTTCACCTTCAATGAAGGTGAAGAGGCCAGCGTGGAAATCTCCAACGAAGGCACGGACGGCCACGTGATCATCGACGTGGTCCAGTGGTTGCCGGTGGAGAAGAAGTAA